CTTATAATAAGGTACATACAATAGAGTTGGTAGCCAACACCCAGATACTATCTTCAAAATCATCATATACACGATTGTCAAGATAGTCCACAGTCTTCCCCACAAAGTTAACAACAACACAgaaaaaatgatctccaaaatgaACAGGAATAAAAACCTGGCATGATAAAACAGACGTACATAAACCTTTGTTGTTCTCAACAATAAAATAATCAACAGAAGAAAGAAAGAACAGAAAGAATTGGAAAAATTACCAAATCGGCACCAATGTCAAGAGAACCTTCGCTGTTCTCAATGACAGTGTCCCAAACATTAGAAATTTCCTTTCTGTATAAATCTTTCTCATCATCAGCAGCTTTGATAAGCTTAAACAAAGAAGCCTATGAAAAATATTACCACACGATAAGAGAAAATGAAATATCACAATGAAAAAACTTGGTTAACTGAATACAATAACTACTATTCTGCTTTACAATAACTACCACAACAAAAACAgctttcataatacaataactgagttttcataatacaataacattgttattgtaatacaataatcgattattgtattacaataacaatgttattgtattatgaaaactcgATTATTGTAACTTGTAAAAAAAAGACAGAATAATTGAACTTGTATAAATACAATAACTAAAATACAGTATTAGAATAATCACAGAAACaataaacaaaattgaagaaTAGGAAAATTGAAGAATAGGAAAAACTGTTTTAGCTGAATCAAAAAACAGCTAATATACTTTACAATAATCAAGTAACTACAATAGAATAACTGTCATAACCATTGTAAATTTACTGAAAcagaaatatataaaaaaaatttcacATACCGAATGACTTGTACAAAAAAAACTTCTTGTGGGGGATAACCCTTTCCCAACCTTGACCAGCATGTCATTAAGTAAGAATGACCAGCAATCAATCACGTTCGATGTGATCATAGTCTTAGCAGACAATGAAATAATGTCATCTCGAGTTAACATGTGATGAAATGAAAACACAACCAAATCCTCCCTGCCACATGAAAACAAATTATATAGTAGATATAttagcaaaaaaagaaaaaaaaagagaggggACAAAAAACATATAATGATTACCCAATTCGTAGGTCATGATCGTGCAGAAAACAATAATCAAGTACAGTCTTCCTCCGCATTAAAATAGGAGCAAAAAGCTCCTTGTACTTTGCACAAAAAAAAGAAACTACAATCGCATCAGATTGGGTGATTCACAATCTAAATCACACCCTATACCACAAATCCCAAAAACGTATGCTCGGGCATAACGCCCGAATGCAGCAGGTAAGCACTTATAACAGAATTATCTTGGATTCTATCCCCAACAACACCCTCGTTGACAACTTTGTTAACAACGTCATCCACACTACTCAAGTCCACAGTTTCATTCTCAACATCAATATTATCAATGCCGTCATCAGTTGGCACCTCCTCATTCGGTTTCTCAACCGCTACATCAGAGACCTTATTTTTACCTTTCTCCCGAGAATAAACCACCTTATATTTTTCGGGATCAAACGCAAAACCCccattcctttcatcttttccctTTTCATGCTCCCCCTTTTCATGCTTCCCCTTTTCATGCTCCTTACAAAAACTTTCATACAACGGCGCTACTTCCCACTGTTTCATTTCCTCAGCTTTTTcacaaataaaattgaaatatttagTGAACAAAGAATCATCGTCACTAATGAAAGCAGGAGTCGAAGAAACTGAAGTGGCTGTCGAAGAATCTTCAACTGTTGAAGAACCACACTCCTTCCCCATCGCTTCCTTCCGTTGCGTGTACAAATGgagaaatatctcaacatccctcttcatcatcaaaagatgtgcttgggaaacctaagaaaaaggaaaaaaaaatgaataattatactaagtctttacaataattataataactctttacaataattatactaagtctttacgtattaagggcgccttcttaaccgcattGTGAGCTCCTAAcggtttattcccaggggttcattttatttagacacatcctacgttcattgggttcattggtttaggcctgaggatcgttcgctctgataccactttctaacaccccgatttatgaaggagcctttagcaagacattccctaataaaccggactgttaccatctcggtttcccgaggtagtgaataacaaattaaactccaaggcaaaatatataattactttaacttaattattacaaaacctcttttacatcaaattacaaggaactaacataaatgaaagtgaaagtcttctaaatgatgatctagctactaagttttctgatccagtgtctcatgcccatcaagctcccagcctatctcataaacctgtcaagcctgctccccaatatttggatcgtcacaggtgttcacgaatacacagggtcaaccacgaggttgagtagggaatacaattaaacaacaaaatatgatatgcatgctcctccgtcacctccatctccatctcaactcatatctcataaccggaACACCAGACCATACCGATCcctggtagactatatatcgacggTGAGCCGATCCGCCACTCGCACTTGACtaaggacaccagggcaagtcctgcagaacccgcatgggccttatcacaacatcatcttcaccacaccacatcaccacaacatcctccatctccaatgcatatgaatgctcaaaagaaattaatgcaacacaatatatatatctttgaactgatcaatcataaaatcatgccggttaccaaatgttgtgataacatactcaatacgatcaattcagtcaatcaccttccagtatatgaatcataacgtaaatcaacagccacgaagcaagtcaacgttcacagtttggtcatacgaaacacaaacaagtcaacacaattcaacatcaacgataataagtcaagtgtatttccctaccttttcgcaatccaagcacacacaagcaatcacttatgatccttcacttatccatcacctacataacataattatatataattaccatctactcagtcaattaatcatgcacataacctagactcatcataacttaataggaatatcaatttaaagaacaaacacgacttttcctgattttcctgctcctagcagactcggtataaaatgaataactaattccagaaaattcaaaTTGATGCAAgtccaattgaattggaaccccatgagtcttagctacaatttatatctaacgtgtttttctcaaattccaaacttatcaagtgttttcagactgatttccaaaaactgacagaaaccgtcgcataaaaagtattgattcataaaacgagtttgacaaattattcttaagtaaaaccaacgcctaactcatctaaactcttgaacttaaatatatgaaaaagacccagcaccaattcaatatctaaattatgttttagaagtaatctttcagcctctactgatttgcggacattttagatagacgttcacaaataatttcttcaggaaaaactacgcggtgaaatgctaccaattttcacaggcataaactaggcttggaataaacatgagtctcttctttaactttttgcatcccaggGCTTTAAGACAgttaaaacactcaaataacacagaccaacgaatctgtaaattgctgtaactattccattcatttatctcatacaatttataatcaaaaacccccaaaccaattctagggttacgaaaattatcccaatactactataattatgctaataattgaataaagaggtaataggatagtctacttacgaaataggatgagaataggctgagaaatcgcctcgcaattcctcacgctgatcccttcacacacggctccctcttctctcttttctctcttttatcaTGGTTAAAaagaatatggtgatagggagattagggtttggttagatgggttatacatataggataggtgctattaagacgatacgggcctagcctagttagattaattaaaacccgagtcacataattacccgagtcacaaaaatacactacacgacccggtggtaactcggcctaatataatatcatattaaaataccgggtattacagtctaccctccttaaaagaaacttcgtcccgaagtttatcctctctaccaaccaacgcaaacgaattatgaaacgcatatacaaaagtatgtaaggcacccaccaaattgaatattaaacgcagtattacattccaccctccttaaaataaacttcgtccccgaagtttaaccataacagaaacacatcatgtaacactccaacataacccacacaacgcataaccaatatagccaaactgagaaatcacacatgaaagtataaagattttacaatcctaccctccttaaacatggttacgtccccgtaaccttcattattataacaaaagttctcaaactatcgCTAACAatcgaaagaggataaaagattcacaactcacgttcaagttaactaatccctactaaagacaatcaatatacaagctctctcaaggaagctacgattCTTTGCTTTCTGACaaagacatcgccacggatcggagcaaaagccatgttgaataacttaagacatttcagtattaatctaaacactcttcatatcaatcaatacatgcaataacattcacaggatctgcttgtcaatctaatttatacattactactcaggttacaaagatgaagatgcttaggtgctcacatatggttcatgtcaaacaaagatattttccaagaaatattggtcgaatgacgaatgacgaatgcacattgattggcaaattttacaagcttattggtcgagtcagtcaagcgagtaaacggcgatattggaaagttaacatacaatactatcatacataaaatttcattcttggtgttaaatatatttaaactgcacccaacaccatgacataaaagattaaatgtatttaactacaccaattttacaaatattcattacatatcatgctaatatcaacataccatgttaacacacaactcacttaaatcaccacattacatttcccgttttgacattcgtaactaaccacaacccactaattcactacatgaacgaacaacatgactaaattaacccactatttgtgactccgttctagcttcattcccccagactagcaaatatcatgaaaccatacaaccagacactggctgtaaatctcattccgaatttatactcacacgacaaaatttaacttcattttcaaagcttttactttcatactggacggtgaataactttcttaacataaatcttataacagagtcgtccatagaatccatttaactcaaaatcagataaacttaactcaattccttcaaacaatacaagcttagatgtcgactcatatttcgtaatttacaggttcatcttattcatttcagtcctatctttactaatgaacgactattacctcaacatcaggattttagttgcacttctttactcagttatattcacggctaacacgactacaacatttaatcggagaccttttagatagtacacattccctggtgacgtctcagcaaagcatacgattcgtaccatgatgtaaagcaagtaactacaaattaactgtgttcaatcaaaattttacctctttattacagatctatttatcacgggttgcatggtcacacaaaagtataagtaccaactcaatcacatgttaaattttaaaacgatttatcacgtcataagaactagacaatagtctaaccatatagtcaatataagaagattattagtttagatcggaggcacattataaaattccctgttaaactccttacggaaccatcgatcgtaaggcgtcatgagtaattaacttaataatgtagaagtcaaacaactgaaattacaattgagtattaatggttatatgattcacaataacaacaaaattacttccatatcacacatatgtttaacattttagcaaccataccattcaattgtatccatcaactcagtataattcattttcagcaaaataaaagatatcgcataaacaacttaaacatgtacatataccatcatataacttgtaaaacattatctatgacaaaagattagcaaggtgaacaagttctctggtttgcacggtttgaacaaataggcaactcgcggctcaattaaacgtaactataacgactatcatttaaacatacgcataacatgtgaatcatcaaagggttatctcattataattcatagtgacggttcgagaatatatttcaaatatcgtaactatatcgtaactatatcaaactatatttcaaatatcgtgacaattgcaacaatcaccatagcatttcatgacaatacaactatgaacatatccaataaggagcaacaacactattttattatcatatcataagtttaggttcaactaaaataaattaatgcaatgaaagtaataagtataactataggcacacagactcacataaaagacattagaactcagatgacatcctacatgtgtgaacatttagacatactcattactaccatccatgtgtaaacatttgaacataattattataaatattcatgcgagtatattagaacaatcaagttaacatttaacgccaccaactttaccaagatatgacaatatagttttatatttatatatatccgaccactatacaaatatgatgaacacaccagagatattataacatgccaagcataaaatatgcaaacaactggactcgtataaaatatttcaccctcgattaagaatcaaattaagctattcaatttcacccatactatcatgccaacaatgttataaactaaactttaatttttttatcactagttaagatacataaccaatgaatatgtgtgctactatcatcatataaggacactataatttcacattaataaggctcatgaaataatcgaacaactgcatgaaaactcaacatagcattcacattttaaaagttatgattcacgttgtaacttccaaaaaaatcacgaataaataaccgttcaacgaaaacttgagttatattactttttataacatacagagagttaataattcgtgagaaaaagaatgaggtccaaagctcaagaattcaatttttaaaggattctacaactcagttggtccaaacaagtatgtgacagcaattggtccgaaacttgggtcagtttgcaaaacttaccatttaatatagagacatcaaaaattttcgtggcttatcaatttgaaaacatatgcgaatcttatgaacgatggagttggaattatgcaaaaattattaatacaatttaaatgaggatttttacaaaatcgttggtcgaaacatcactgcacaggaacttcctgaccacagcccactaaaatatttattactcctaatccatatatcctataagcatgaaactaaTGCCAAATGAatactaactcacgaggctatctctcacaaaattttcatccataggcaataaacagaaaagaaatggcagtaaggtcaattaaagagtaaaatcaaacaaaacgagtttcaaagactaggtcattctttactatgttacaagctcttatgaacatactatgtatactaacccatcccaacttaaatctcacagtTTGTACTTAcataaacatctatcccatagaatcccttcgcatctcgatctactccttacatctaaatcacgattgctatgactagaaacaagcaattcaatagtgtttctgattactatcacaatactatactagcatggcttcgggatcacataaccgcatatcactagacataatagcactatcaacacgtcattcacatccatccagataaatatcatcaattcgcaattattttcacgctcacgattaccacaatccaacacttcattgattatcaatctgaacacgaaaaattatttctcatctccacaacatcatatgatcacgtcatcattcatacaaaatacttaccgtgacgttgtcctgcagaatggttagaatatatgggtctcaaggtatacatcaactcgattatatccaaggttttccttctaactaccccattcactcaattttctatcgggttacctggttcaaaactaagagggcaaaagagcacgtattaagggcgccttcttaaccgcattGTGAGCTCCTAAcggtttattcccaggggttcattttatttagacacatcctacgttcattgggttcattggtttaggcctgaggatcgttcgctctgataccactttctaacaccccgatttatgaaggagcctttagcaagacattccctaataaaccggactgttaccatctcggtttcccgaggt
The Silene latifolia isolate original U9 population chromosome 11, ASM4854445v1, whole genome shotgun sequence genome window above contains:
- the LOC141613403 gene encoding uncharacterized protein LOC141613403 translates to MGKECGSSTVEDSSTATSVSSTPAFISDDDSLFTKYFNFICEKAEEMKQWEVAPLYESFCKEHEKGKHEKGEHEKGKDERNGGFAFDPEKYKVVYSREKGKNKVSDVAVEKPNEEVPTDDGIDNIDVENETVDLSSVDDVVNKVVNEGVVGDRIQDNSVISAYLLHSGVMPEHTFLGFVYKELFAPILMRRKTVLDYCFLHDHDLRIGEDLVVFSFHHMLTRDDIISLSAKTMITSNVIDCWSFLLNDMLVKVGKGLSPTRSFFCTSHSASLFKLIKAADDEKDLYRKEISNVWDTVIENSEGSLDIGADLVFIPVHFGDHFFCVVVNFVGKTVDYLDNRVYDDFEDSIWVLATNSIVEIFGSYLVEKGFERGSEVRNFKFVNVAFGWKSEGSQNLDCGVFVMIHMMFYAGKLFKSELHDALKRIIYRAEIAAILVLANINKIRKKLLDLVDDFTKTKAPLLPVLLEKRRLAELEAARAEADALEALRVMAEEPDDGVGTPGPRKKSMPGTPMSAGMIRSGRGSRPNSMVLVAQ